In Dryocola sp. LX212, the genomic stretch TGTACGTCATTGCCGAAGAGCTGGGTATCTCCCGCGTTCAGTTCGATCAGTTCCTGCGGATGATGGAAGGCGGTCAGCAGTTTGGTGGCGGCTACGGTCAGCAGCAGGGCGGTGGGTTCCAGCAGCAGCGTGGACCAACGCTTGAGGACGCCTGCAACGTATTAGGGGTCAAAAGCACCGATGAGCCAACGGTTATCAAACGCGCCTACCGAAAGCTGATGAGCGAACATCACCCGGATAAGCTGGTCGCTAAAGGCCTGCCGCCGGAAATGATGCAGATGGCGAAGCAGAAAGCTCAGGAAATTCAGAAAGCTTACGATCTGATCAAGACGGCTAAAGGGTTTAAGTAATGCTGAACCTTCCCCCTGAATCGGGAGATCCAGGGGGAAGGGATCTTAGAAATCAGCCGGAGCGCGAAACGTCATCGGCGTGCCGTAAGCGGGATGCGTAATGGTCAGCATTTCAGCATGCAGCTGTAAACGCGGGGCCATTGCCAGCGCCTCGGGCGTAGCGTAGAAACGGTCGCCCAGAATCGGATGACCCAGCGCCAGCATGTGAACGCGAAGCTGATGCGAGCGCCCGGTTATCGGTTTCAGCAGTACGCGAGCGGTGTTATCCGCCGCGTACTCCAGCACTTCATATTCCGTCTGCGCCGCCTTGCCGGTTTCATGACACACCCTCTGCTTTGGCCGGTTCGGCCAGTCGCAAATCAGCGGTAAATCCACCGTGCCCGTTTCCGGCTGTGGATGACCCCATACCCTCGCCACATACTGCTTCTTCGGTTCACGCTCGCGGAACTGGCGTTTCAGCTCGCGCTCGGCGGCCTTGGTCAGCGCCACCGTAATCACGCCGCTGGTGGCCATATCCAGACGATGAACGGATTCTGCCAGCGGGAAGTCGCGCTGAATGCGCGTCATCACGCTGTCTTTGTGCTCTTCAAGGCGCCCCGGGACCGACAGCAGGCCAGAAGGCTTGTTGACGACCATAATGTGTTCATCCTGATAAAGGATGACCAGCCAGGGATCCATTGGCGGGTTATAGGGTTCCATAATCATTACTGGTGCGTCACCACGATGAGACGCAGCGCGTCCAGCCGCCAGTTGGCCTGCGCGAGGCTTTCCAGCACCTGCAGGCGGTTGTTTTCGATGGCTTCGAGCTCGTCATCACGAATGTTCGGATTGACGGCCTTCAGCGCTTCCAGGCGGGACAGTTCAGCGCTGAGTTTTTCGTTGGCCTCTTCACGTGCCGCTTTAATCAGCACCTGTGCTGCCGCTTCCACTTTCTCTTCGGCAAGCTGCAAAATGGCGTGAACGTCAGGCTGCACGGCGTTAACCAGCTTGCTGCCGGTGTGACGGTTAACCGCGCTTAGCTGGCGGTTGAAGCTTTCGAACTCCACCTGCGCTGCGAGGTTGGTGCCGTTTTTGTCCACCAGCATGCGTACCGGCGTTGGCGGCAGGAAGCGGTTGAGCTGGAGCTGCTTCGGCGCTTTTGCTTCAACGACGTACACCAGCTCTACCAGCAGCGTGCCGACCGGCAATGCTTTGTTCTTCAGCAGGGACAGCGCACAGCTGCCGGTGTCGCCGGACAGGATCAAATCCAGACCGTTGCGGATGATTGGGTGTTCCCAGGTAACAAACTGCGCGTCTTCGCGGGATAGGGCGACATCACGCTCGAAGGTAATCGTGCAGCCATCTTCCGGCAGGCCGGGGAAGTCAGGCACCAGCATGTGATCGCCAGGCGTCAGCACGACCATATTGTCGCCACGATCGTCCTGATTAATGCCCACGATATCGAACAGGTTCAGGGCGAAGCTCACCAGGTTGGTGTCATTGTCCTGCTCGGAAATCGCCTGCGCCAGCGCCTGGGACTTCTCGCCGCCGTTGGAGTGGATCTCCAGCAGGCGGTCGCGGCCTTGTTCCAGCTGCAGCTTCAGCGCATTGTGCTGCTCGCGGCACTGTTTGATGAGTGTGTCGAAGCCGTCGGTATTTTCAGGCGATGCCAGATACTCAATCAGCTGGGTATAAACGTTGTCGTAGATTGCACGGCCCGTAGGGCAGGTGTGCTCGAACGCATCCAGCCCTTCGTGGAACCACTTCACCAGCACGGACTGAGCCGTTTTTTCGAGGTACGGCACGTGGATCTGAATATCGTGCGCCTGGCCGATACGGTCCAGGCGGCCGATACGCTGTTCGAGCAGGTCTGGGTTGAACGGCAGGTCGAACATAACCAGGTTGCTGGCGAACTGGAAGTTGCGGCCTTCGGAGCCGATTTCAGAGCACAGCAGGACCTGCGCGCCGGTGTCCTCTTCGGCAAACCAGGCGGCAGCGCGGTCGCGTTCGATA encodes the following:
- the rluA gene encoding bifunctional tRNA pseudouridine(32) synthase/23S rRNA pseudouridine(746) synthase RluA, encoding MIMEPYNPPMDPWLVILYQDEHIMVVNKPSGLLSVPGRLEEHKDSVMTRIQRDFPLAESVHRLDMATSGVITVALTKAAERELKRQFREREPKKQYVARVWGHPQPETGTVDLPLICDWPNRPKQRVCHETGKAAQTEYEVLEYAADNTARVLLKPITGRSHQLRVHMLALGHPILGDRFYATPEALAMAPRLQLHAEMLTITHPAYGTPMTFRAPADF